In Primulina eburnea isolate SZY01 chromosome 5, ASM2296580v1, whole genome shotgun sequence, a single window of DNA contains:
- the LOC140831399 gene encoding uncharacterized protein yields the protein MPPRLVVDREARDEDREAREERIDAPPPPPPPPDMQAQMLACMTQFFTQFAGNQATAVGVGVRPQPEAVHERVRCATFLLTGDARLWWESASVAVNLQTLSWTGFKEVFFAKYFTEEVRSRLTREFMTLRQGDSSVTDFVRKFERGCYFVPLISNDVHAKLRHFMDGLRLILRRDVRVAGPTSYVVVVSRALAAEQDQRDIEADRQGNIFINRLATTALIDSGAIHSFISETFANHLDIKSIGLDINFSVTVPSGEELLVTSVIRDIDLELQGHLVYADFILLPMPEFDLILRMDWLTKNRVLIDFQKRYFFQCMPKSLDVEFEQFDPEIERNFRRRRQQQRLKELMER from the exons atgcctcctagacttGTGGTTGACCGTGAAGCAAGGGACGAGGATAGAGAAGCTCGAGAGGAGAGGATAGACGCTCCTCCACCTCCGCCCCCACCTCCAGACATGCAGGCACAAATGCTTGCatgtatgacgcagttcttcacgcaatttgcggggaaccaggctacAGCAGTGGGTGTGGGGGTGAGGCCCCAACCGGAAGCAGTGCATgagag GGTTAGATGTGCCACCTTCTTGTTGACTGGGGATgctagactatggtgggagagcgcatcagtgGCAGTGAACTTGCAGACTTTGTCTTGGACTGGATTCAAGGAAGTGTTCttcgccaagtacttcactgaggaagtacgctctCGCCTGACCAGGGAATTTATGACACTGAGGCAGGGGGACAGCAGCGTGACAGACTTTGtcagaaagtttgagagggggtgttacttcgtacccctcatttCGAATGATGTCCATGCAAAGCTGAgacatttcatggatggattgCGGCTAATCTTacgccgtgatgtgagggtagctggccccaCTTCTTATGTAGTCGTCGTATCTAGggctttggcggcagaacaaGACCAGCGGGACATTGAGGCAgataggcagg ggaatattttcattaatAGATTAGCCACAAcggcactgatagattcaggagccattCACTCCTTTATCTCAGAGACTTTCGCTAATCatctggacatcaagtccattggcctagatatAAATTTTTCGGTGACAGTCCCATCCGGGGAAGAACTGTTAGTGACTAGCGTGATTAGAGACATTGATCTGGAATTGCAGGGCCATCTAGTATATGCGGATTTTATTctactgccgatgccagagttcgacCTTATTTtaagaatggattggctgacaAAAAACAGGGTTCTGATTgactttcagaagag ATATTTcttccagtgcatgccaaagtcacttgacgtggagttTGAGCAGTTcgaccctgaaattgaaagaaattTCCGCAGGAGAAGACAACAGCAGAGACTgaaagaactgatggagaggtAG